A region from the Variovorax paradoxus genome encodes:
- a CDS encoding lytic transglycosylase domain-containing protein: MNKAFDATARGLRTFVSDVADGFFEITHNGFALVGLAIVFAALALVARPDLRKTGEEQLMGWLQSRKPAPEATDLEPTAIVRTTAASPGDLPKQQAAVAYWLSKKYRVAAEPLSVLVAEAYQLGKRTKLDPTLILAIMAVESSFNPFAQSHVGAQGLMQVMTRVHGDKYESAGGTLTAFDPVTNMRVGVKVLQECIARAGSLEGGLRYYVGAAKLEDDGGYAGKVMAEHERLQQVANGRNPPTTMPAAPIVRAQPIPVAVPPKPQHVAEPADPQKVALLSEVS, translated from the coding sequence ATGAACAAGGCGTTTGATGCCACAGCCCGCGGGCTGAGGACCTTTGTGTCCGATGTGGCAGACGGCTTTTTTGAAATCACCCACAACGGGTTTGCACTGGTTGGCTTGGCCATCGTGTTCGCGGCCCTCGCCCTGGTGGCGCGGCCTGACCTGCGCAAGACCGGCGAGGAACAGCTCATGGGCTGGCTGCAGTCGCGCAAGCCCGCGCCCGAAGCCACCGACCTGGAGCCGACCGCCATCGTGCGCACCACGGCCGCGAGCCCCGGCGACCTGCCCAAGCAGCAGGCCGCGGTGGCTTATTGGCTCAGCAAGAAGTACCGCGTGGCGGCCGAACCGCTGAGCGTGCTGGTTGCCGAGGCCTACCAACTCGGCAAGCGCACCAAGCTCGACCCGACGCTGATCCTGGCCATCATGGCCGTCGAATCGAGCTTCAATCCGTTTGCCCAGAGCCACGTGGGCGCCCAGGGCCTGATGCAGGTCATGACGCGCGTGCACGGTGACAAGTACGAAAGCGCGGGCGGCACGCTCACCGCCTTCGACCCCGTGACCAACATGCGCGTGGGCGTCAAGGTGCTGCAGGAATGCATCGCCCGCGCCGGATCGCTCGAAGGCGGCCTGCGCTACTACGTGGGCGCCGCCAAGCTCGAGGACGATGGCGGCTATGCCGGCAAGGTGATGGCCGAGCACGAACGGCTGCAGCAGGTGGCCAACGGCCGCAATCCCCCGACGACGATGCCCGCGGCGCCCATCGTGCGCGCGCAGCCGATTCCCGTTGCCGTGCCGCCCAAGCCGCAACATGTCGCCGAGCCGGCAGACCCCCAGAAAGTGGCCCTGCTTTCGGAAGTTTCCTGA
- the glyA gene encoding serine hydroxymethyltransferase, producing the protein MYNRNILVEQTDPEIWAAIQAENARQEHHIELIASENYASPAVMAAQGSQLTNKYAEGYPGKRYYGGCEHVDVAEQLAIDRVKQIFGADAANVQPHCGASANEAVMLAFLKPGDTIMGMSLAEGGHLTHGMPLNMSGKWFNVVSYGLDANEAIDYDAMERKAHEHMPKLIIAGASAYSLHIDFERFAKVAKDVGAIFMVDIAHYAGLVAAGVYPNPVPHADVVTSTTHKSLRGPRGGIILMKSQHEKAINSAIFPGLQGGPLMHVIAAKAVAFKEAMAPEFKAYQQQVVKNARIVADTLTERGLRIVSGRTESHVMLVDLRESSVWKHGITGKEAEAVLGSAHMTINKNAIPNDPEKPMVTSGVRIGTPAMTTRGFKDEEARITANLIADVLENPRDAANIDAVRAKVHALTSRFPVYR; encoded by the coding sequence ATGTACAACCGCAATATCCTGGTCGAACAGACCGATCCCGAAATCTGGGCTGCCATCCAGGCCGAAAACGCGCGCCAGGAACACCACATCGAGTTGATCGCGAGCGAAAACTACGCCTCGCCGGCCGTCATGGCCGCCCAGGGCTCGCAGCTCACCAACAAGTACGCCGAAGGCTACCCGGGCAAGCGCTACTACGGCGGCTGCGAGCACGTCGACGTGGCCGAGCAGCTGGCCATCGACCGCGTCAAGCAGATCTTCGGCGCCGATGCCGCCAACGTGCAGCCGCATTGCGGCGCCTCGGCCAACGAGGCCGTGATGCTCGCCTTCCTGAAGCCCGGCGACACCATCATGGGCATGAGCCTGGCCGAAGGCGGCCACCTGACGCATGGCATGCCGCTGAACATGAGCGGCAAGTGGTTCAACGTGGTGAGCTACGGCCTGGACGCCAACGAAGCCATCGACTACGACGCGATGGAACGCAAGGCGCACGAGCACATGCCCAAGCTCATCATTGCGGGCGCTTCGGCCTACTCGCTGCACATCGACTTCGAGCGCTTTGCCAAGGTGGCCAAGGACGTGGGCGCGATCTTCATGGTCGACATCGCCCATTACGCCGGCCTGGTGGCCGCGGGCGTGTACCCCAACCCGGTGCCGCATGCCGACGTCGTCACCTCCACTACCCACAAGAGCCTGCGCGGCCCGCGCGGTGGCATCATCTTGATGAAGTCGCAGCACGAGAAAGCCATCAACAGCGCGATCTTCCCGGGTCTGCAGGGCGGCCCGCTGATGCACGTGATCGCCGCCAAGGCCGTCGCGTTCAAGGAAGCCATGGCGCCCGAGTTCAAGGCCTACCAGCAGCAGGTGGTCAAGAACGCCCGGATCGTGGCCGACACCCTCACCGAGCGCGGCCTGCGCATCGTGAGCGGGCGCACCGAAAGCCACGTGATGCTGGTGGACCTGCGCGAAAGCTCGGTCTGGAAACATGGCATCACCGGCAAGGAAGCCGAAGCCGTGCTGGGCAGCGCCCACATGACGATCAACAAGAACGCGATTCCCAACGACCCCGAAAAGCCGATGGTCACCAGCGGCGTGCGCATCGGCACCCCCGCCATGACCACGCGCGGCTTCAAGGACGAAGAGGCGCGCATCACCGCGAACCTGATCGCCGATGTGCTGGAGAACCCGCGCGACGCCGCCAACATCGATGCGGTTCGCGCCAAGGTCCACGCGCTGACAAGCCGGTTCCCGGTCTACCGCTGA
- the nrdR gene encoding transcriptional regulator NrdR encodes MKCPFCGHLETQVVETRVSEDADFVRRRRQCSACDKRFTTYERPDVNFPVVVKKDGSRADFESGKVRASMMLALRKRPVSIEQIDNALLRIEQKLLASGLREIDSTKVGELVMRELKKLDKVAYVRFASVYRSFEDVDEFRQLLRDI; translated from the coding sequence ATGAAATGCCCTTTTTGCGGTCATCTTGAAACGCAGGTCGTCGAGACCCGCGTTTCGGAAGACGCCGACTTCGTGCGCAGGCGCCGCCAGTGCAGCGCCTGCGACAAGCGCTTCACCACCTATGAGCGGCCGGACGTCAACTTTCCGGTGGTCGTCAAGAAGGACGGCAGCCGCGCCGACTTCGAATCGGGCAAGGTCCGCGCCTCGATGATGCTCGCGCTGCGCAAGCGGCCAGTGAGCATCGAGCAGATCGACAATGCCCTGCTGCGCATCGAGCAGAAGCTCCTGGCCAGCGGCCTGCGCGAAATCGATTCGACCAAGGTGGGCGAACTCGTGATGCGCGAGCTCAAGAAGCTCGACAAGGTGGCCTACGTGCGCTTTGCCTCGGTGTACCGCAGCTTCGAGGACGTGGACGAGTTCCGGCAGCTGCTGCGGGACATCTGA
- a CDS encoding pilus assembly protein has translation MLCGLVLAQTAGHAAQYPLAQAPRNAGVEEPVADIPGDRVRNFSQAINNNRSRCVGAQTPRNASGSIRAQTPFNTRTSLTSISASGSRVSTATAAYQAGYDTADWSGKLTATPFGSNGKLAATPAWSARELLDARMAVSGAYDGNRKVLSFSGTAAATATSAAATGAGVPFRWANLSDAQKAALKGSTGTDTASTALGQAVLDFLRGDRSNEGSAGLGLRKRGHVLGDIVGSSVRYVGQPGSGFTHDGYAKFASTIARTPMAYVGANDGMLHAFNAGTGQEAFAYVPEGLYGTAAAPRLKKLSESTYSHGYYVDGSPFVADIYMGSADDAKATDTEKAALWKSFLVGTLGAGGKGYFVLDVTKPENIGESDAADVAGIDTTALADDDLGHQFQQPALDSFSRRALQVAPLNNGRRAVILGNGYNSTSEKAMLWIQYLDGDKSVLKIPAPATQAAGTGNGLSAPQVVDSNGDGRVDYVYAGDLLGNLWKFDLSSAKSSDWKATLGSGATASSLDNTPLFAAGATQPITAPPLVADHPRGGYMVMFGTGRLFASGDESSTAQQYLYGVWDRANGSTGTAALADLVAQTIGADTVKEGDVEFRTASSHGVSYSGSGGKRGWYLQLGTTGERIVYPGDALSGSAGLFSTTIPGSASNSLDCAPGTSDDGYSMVIDFFSGVVPDGIAYNGSTSAVGSYLGFRNHSGRDDIVFRPQNAAEKGKHVVCNAAGGCNETKLPQAVRRFGWRNLIS, from the coding sequence ATGTTGTGCGGCCTGGTGCTCGCGCAGACCGCCGGCCACGCCGCGCAATACCCACTGGCTCAGGCGCCGCGCAACGCTGGGGTCGAGGAGCCGGTGGCCGATATCCCCGGCGACCGGGTACGCAACTTCTCGCAGGCGATCAACAACAACAGGAGCAGGTGCGTCGGTGCGCAGACCCCCCGCAACGCCTCTGGATCCATCCGGGCGCAGACGCCGTTCAACACCCGCACCTCGCTGACCTCGATCTCCGCCAGCGGCTCCAGGGTATCGACCGCCACGGCCGCCTACCAGGCCGGCTACGACACGGCCGACTGGTCGGGCAAGCTGACTGCCACGCCGTTCGGCAGCAATGGCAAGCTGGCCGCCACGCCCGCGTGGTCGGCGCGCGAGCTGCTCGATGCGCGCATGGCAGTCTCAGGCGCGTACGACGGCAATCGCAAGGTGCTGAGCTTTTCGGGCACCGCCGCGGCAACGGCCACCAGTGCCGCGGCCACCGGTGCCGGCGTGCCGTTCCGGTGGGCCAACCTGAGCGACGCGCAGAAGGCCGCGCTCAAGGGAAGCACCGGCACCGACACCGCGAGCACCGCGCTCGGCCAGGCAGTGCTCGATTTCCTGCGCGGCGACCGCAGCAACGAGGGCTCTGCAGGCCTGGGCCTGCGCAAGCGCGGCCACGTGCTGGGCGACATCGTGGGCTCCAGCGTCCGGTACGTGGGGCAGCCCGGCAGCGGCTTCACCCATGACGGCTACGCCAAATTCGCTTCGACCATCGCCCGCACGCCGATGGCCTACGTCGGTGCCAACGACGGCATGCTGCACGCCTTCAATGCCGGCACCGGCCAGGAGGCGTTCGCCTACGTGCCCGAAGGCCTCTACGGCACGGCGGCGGCGCCCCGTCTCAAGAAGCTCAGCGAGAGCACCTACTCGCACGGGTACTACGTCGACGGCAGCCCGTTCGTGGCAGACATCTACATGGGTTCGGCCGACGACGCCAAGGCCACCGATACCGAGAAGGCGGCGCTGTGGAAGTCCTTCCTCGTGGGCACGCTGGGGGCGGGCGGCAAGGGTTACTTCGTGCTCGACGTCACCAAGCCCGAGAACATTGGCGAGTCCGACGCCGCCGACGTGGCCGGGATCGACACGACCGCGCTCGCCGACGACGATCTGGGCCACCAGTTCCAGCAACCCGCGCTCGATTCCTTTTCCAGGCGCGCGCTGCAGGTGGCACCGCTCAACAACGGCCGCAGGGCCGTGATCCTGGGCAACGGCTACAACAGCACGAGCGAGAAGGCGATGCTGTGGATCCAGTATCTGGATGGCGACAAGTCCGTGCTGAAGATCCCCGCGCCCGCCACGCAGGCCGCCGGCACCGGCAACGGGCTGTCGGCGCCGCAGGTGGTGGACAGCAACGGCGACGGCAGGGTCGATTACGTCTATGCCGGCGATCTGCTCGGCAACCTCTGGAAGTTCGACCTGAGCAGCGCCAAGAGCAGCGACTGGAAGGCCACCCTGGGCTCCGGCGCCACCGCATCTAGCCTGGACAACACGCCGCTGTTCGCCGCCGGCGCCACGCAGCCGATCACGGCCCCTCCGCTGGTCGCCGACCATCCGCGCGGCGGCTACATGGTCATGTTCGGCACCGGCCGGCTGTTTGCCTCCGGCGACGAAAGCAGCACGGCCCAGCAGTACCTGTATGGCGTCTGGGACCGCGCCAACGGCAGCACGGGTACCGCGGCGCTGGCCGACCTGGTGGCACAGACCATCGGCGCCGACACGGTCAAGGAAGGCGACGTCGAATTCCGCACCGCATCGAGCCACGGCGTGAGCTACAGCGGTTCGGGCGGCAAGCGCGGCTGGTACCTGCAACTGGGGACCACCGGCGAACGCATCGTCTACCCGGGCGATGCACTGAGCGGCAGCGCGGGCCTGTTCTCGACCACCATTCCCGGCTCTGCCAGCAATTCGCTCGATTGCGCGCCGGGCACCAGCGACGACGGCTATTCGATGGTGATCGACTTCTTCAGCGGCGTCGTCCCCGACGGCATCGCCTACAACGGATCCACCAGCGCGGTGGGCAGCTACCTCGGCTTCCGGAATCATTCGGGCCGGGACGACATCGTCTTTCGGCCGCAGAACGCCGCGGAAAAAGGCAAGCACGTGGTCTGCAATGCGGCCGGCGGCTGCAACGAGACCAAGCTGCCGCAAGCCGTGCGCCGCTTCGGCTGGCGCAACCTGATCTCGTGA
- a CDS encoding type IV pilin protein, translated as MQARKERIRPRGFTLVELMIVTAVIAILAAIAYPSYTRYVLRAKRADAKQQLLQAAQWNERYLTANGQYPPATVALPAGLNQAPSSGTANYTISYAARDATSYTLRAVPQGASAADECRTLTVDQQGVKLAAGQTSASNALVQACWNR; from the coding sequence ATGCAGGCCCGCAAAGAGCGGATTCGCCCGCGCGGCTTCACGCTGGTCGAACTCATGATCGTGACGGCCGTGATCGCCATCCTGGCCGCGATAGCCTACCCGAGCTACACGCGCTACGTGCTGCGGGCCAAGCGCGCCGATGCCAAGCAGCAGCTGCTGCAGGCGGCGCAATGGAACGAGCGCTACCTGACGGCCAACGGCCAATATCCCCCGGCAACCGTTGCGCTGCCGGCCGGGCTGAACCAGGCGCCGTCGTCCGGCACGGCGAACTACACCATCAGCTATGCGGCAAGAGACGCAACCAGCTACACGCTGCGGGCCGTGCCGCAGGGCGCATCGGCCGCCGACGAATGCAGAACGCTCACGGTGGACCAGCAGGGCGTCAAGCTGGCGGCCGGCCAGACCAGCGCTTCGAATGCGCTGGTGCAGGCCTGCTGGAACCGCTGA